A single Candoia aspera isolate rCanAsp1 chromosome 5, rCanAsp1.hap2, whole genome shotgun sequence DNA region contains:
- the ICOSLG gene encoding ICOS ligand, producing MGSRERLRFLVLFLFVGRYVAETEIIGIIGSSVELQCQYPEKELLNYNRNRILWQIEGRFSCYVAGHFPNENMEEHQCEQFKRRTLLSEPKQGSTSLQLSNISIADELIYICIIQKNINGEFKLISHEAITLKVAANYSKPVITGPVQSGEEMTFMCNSSHGYPEQRLYWVNEMDNSTMNTTVQITKELDGSFSVFSILTMKAASDIKLGCTIEHKQLCQNITTTSKLIL from the exons ATGGGCTCCCGCGAGCG ccTTCGATTCTTGGTCTTGTTTCTTTTCGTTGGGAGATATG TAGCTGAAACAGAAATTATTGGCATAATAGGAAGCAGTGTTGAATTGCAATGCCAATATCCAGAAAAAGAACTGTTGAACTACAATAGGAATCGAATATTATGGCAAATAGAAGGCAGGTTTTCATGCTACGTAGCTGGCCATTTTCCTAATGAAAATATGGAAGAACACCAATGTGAACAATTCAAACGACGGACTCTGTTAAGTGAGCCAAAACAAGGCAGTACTTCTTTGCAGCTGTCAAACATCAGCATAGCAGATGAATTGATATATATCTGcataatacagaaaaatataaatggaGAGTTTAAACTCATTTCTCATGAAGCCATAACACTCAAAGTGGCAG CAAATTACAGCAAACCAGTTATAACAGGTCCTGTGCAGTCTGGAGAAGAAATGACATTTATGTGCAATTCAAGCCATGGCTATCCAGAACAAAGGCTTTATTGGGTAAATGAAATGGACAACAGCACCATGAACACAACTGTGCAGATCACCAAAGAACTTGATGGGTCTTTCAGTGTATTCAGTATATTAACGATGAAAGCAGCTTCTGATATAAAGTTAGGGTGTACAATTGAACATAAGCAGCTGTGTCAAAATATTACTACCACAAGTAAGTTGATTTTGTAG